From the genome of Pelobacter propionicus DSM 2379, one region includes:
- a CDS encoding iron-sulfur cluster assembly scaffold protein has translation MSFAHYSPKVFDHFLTPRNNGVLEDANGIGEIGDPECGDHLKVYVKIEDDIVKDIKFQIKGCPAAIACASAMTELVMGKPVGEAMLVSDDQIIEYIDGLPEFKVHCSALGASGFRVAVMDYSIKSKLFGATEG, from the coding sequence ATGAGTTTCGCGCATTACAGCCCCAAGGTATTCGATCATTTTCTGACCCCCCGCAACAACGGTGTTCTTGAGGACGCCAACGGCATAGGTGAAATCGGCGATCCGGAGTGCGGGGATCATCTGAAGGTGTACGTCAAAATAGAAGACGATATCGTCAAGGACATCAAGTTCCAGATCAAGGGGTGTCCGGCCGCCATCGCCTGCGCCAGCGCCATGACGGAACTGGTCATGGGCAAGCCGGTGGGGGAGGCCATGCTGGTTTCCGATGATCAGATCATCGAATATATCGACGGGTTGCCGGAGTTCAAGGTCCACTGTTCGGCCCTGGGAGCCTCGGGGTTCCGGGTGGCTGTCATGGATTACAGCATAAAATCGAAACTATTCGGAGCTACTGAAGGCTAA
- a CDS encoding DUF364 domain-containing protein, producing the protein MLTIQRNLVDVLASQAADSIVSEIRIGLGYTAVALESGHAGVAWTPKSDSHSCTHLSGAGSLAGRPASVLLTMLCHQKLPLARAVGLATANALLSLPPHAPASDDEVIGSLDIGADDHVAMVGYFAPVVAKIQKSGCRLDIIEMNPGRGDTLTPEQGRKALADCSVAIITATSLINGTLDELVAGLGSPRAAVILGPSTPLCPEAFQGTKITHLAGARVQDVDAVQRIISEGGGTMLMKPYLEFVNLPLCLDA; encoded by the coding sequence ATGTTGACCATTCAGAGGAATCTGGTGGATGTTCTTGCTTCGCAAGCCGCGGACAGTATTGTCAGCGAAATTCGTATCGGGCTGGGATACACCGCCGTGGCACTGGAGAGCGGCCATGCCGGAGTGGCCTGGACTCCCAAGTCCGATTCCCATTCCTGTACCCATCTCAGCGGCGCCGGCTCACTCGCGGGCCGGCCTGCGTCGGTGCTGCTGACCATGCTCTGCCACCAGAAACTGCCCCTGGCGCGTGCGGTTGGCCTTGCCACCGCCAACGCGCTGCTCTCGTTGCCACCCCATGCCCCGGCATCCGACGATGAGGTGATAGGATCACTCGACATCGGGGCGGACGATCATGTGGCCATGGTGGGATATTTTGCGCCGGTGGTGGCGAAGATCCAGAAGAGCGGCTGCCGGTTGGACATAATCGAGATGAACCCCGGGCGGGGGGATACGCTCACTCCCGAACAGGGACGAAAGGCGCTGGCCGATTGCAGCGTTGCCATCATTACCGCCACCTCGCTGATCAACGGGACGCTGGACGAGCTAGTGGCCGGTCTGGGCTCCCCCCGTGCCGCGGTCATCCTGGGGCCATCCACGCCGCTCTGCCCCGAGGCGTTCCAGGGGACAAAGATTACCCATCTGGCGGGTGCACGGGTTCAGGATGTTGACGCGGTCCAGCGCATCATTTCCGAAGGGGGCGGCACGATGTTGATGAAACCGTATCTGGAGTTCGTCAACCTGCCGCTGTGCCTGGACGCCTGA
- a CDS encoding C-GCAxxG-C-C family (seleno)protein: MPTKKALSAYRSGKQNCAQSLYSGFQELLQLPGEIIESARKLGGGKAEEGRCGALHAALDLSQREETKEQLRSSFERRAGSQQCREIRNRKLLNCTECVELAAQVLSRNEHSHDEEE; the protein is encoded by the coding sequence ATGCCCACAAAAAAAGCACTATCTGCATATCGTTCCGGAAAACAGAATTGCGCACAAAGCCTGTATAGCGGTTTTCAGGAACTGCTCCAGCTTCCGGGCGAAATCATTGAATCCGCCCGGAAGCTGGGAGGTGGAAAGGCGGAGGAGGGGCGCTGCGGCGCCCTTCACGCGGCCCTGGATCTCTCGCAACGGGAAGAGACAAAGGAACAGTTGCGCTCCAGCTTCGAACGACGGGCCGGATCACAGCAGTGCCGAGAAATCAGGAATAGGAAACTGCTTAACTGCACGGAGTGCGTGGAACTCGCGGCGCAGGTTCTGTCCCGGAATGAACATTCCCATGACGAGGAAGAGTAG
- a CDS encoding NifB/NifX family molybdenum-iron cluster-binding protein: MKIAIPLAGEKLTMHFGHCASFALIDVNPEDKSITGRNDVTPPPHEPGVLPRWLAEQGVSMIIAGGMGRRAQELFAERDIRVFVGAPSDTPEALVGQYLSGTLQSGVNACDH; encoded by the coding sequence ATGAAGATTGCAATTCCACTGGCTGGGGAAAAACTGACCATGCATTTCGGACATTGCGCGAGTTTCGCGCTGATTGACGTTAATCCCGAGGACAAGAGCATTACCGGACGAAACGACGTCACTCCTCCGCCCCACGAGCCGGGTGTGCTGCCGCGCTGGCTGGCGGAGCAGGGCGTGAGCATGATCATTGCCGGCGGCATGGGACGTCGCGCCCAGGAGCTGTTCGCGGAACGGGATATCCGGGTATTCGTGGGCGCACCATCTGACACCCCCGAGGCGTTGGTGGGTCAGTACCTTTCCGGAACCCTGCAGAGCGGCGTCAACGCCTGCGACCACTGA
- a CDS encoding ATP-binding protein: MKELVVISGKGGTGKTSLTAAFAVLAGRSVIADCDVDAADLHLVLSPRIVERHEFRSGHGAVILQSDCIGCGVCRRWCRFDAVNMEKNDRGETVFSIDPASCEGCGVCVRFCPVQVIDFPQRLCGEWMVSETRCGTMVHARLGVAAENSGKLVSTVRGEARRIAGEQGQGLILVDGPPGIGCPVIASLSGASAVLVITEPTVSGEHDLERVLSLARHFAISASVCVNKWDLNREMTERIEAGAIQAGAKTVGRIRYDSSVTQAQIQGKAVVELDAPSADDIRQVWNNLDL; the protein is encoded by the coding sequence ATGAAAGAACTTGTTGTCATCAGTGGTAAAGGTGGTACGGGCAAGACCAGCCTGACGGCTGCGTTCGCGGTGCTGGCCGGCCGCTCGGTCATAGCCGACTGTGATGTCGATGCGGCTGACCTGCATCTGGTCCTTTCGCCGCGGATCGTGGAACGGCACGAATTCCGCAGCGGGCATGGGGCGGTCATCCTGCAGTCGGACTGCATCGGTTGCGGTGTCTGCCGCAGGTGGTGCCGCTTCGATGCCGTGAATATGGAGAAAAACGACCGGGGTGAAACCGTCTTTTCCATCGATCCGGCATCCTGCGAGGGGTGCGGCGTCTGCGTCCGTTTCTGTCCGGTGCAGGTCATAGACTTTCCCCAGCGGCTCTGTGGAGAGTGGATGGTATCGGAAACCCGTTGCGGAACCATGGTGCACGCCCGTCTGGGCGTTGCCGCCGAAAACTCCGGCAAACTGGTCTCCACGGTCCGCGGCGAGGCCCGCCGCATCGCCGGGGAGCAGGGCCAAGGGCTGATTCTGGTGGATGGCCCACCGGGGATCGGCTGTCCGGTAATCGCCTCCTTAAGCGGCGCCTCGGCTGTGCTGGTCATCACCGAGCCGACCGTGTCGGGAGAGCACGATCTGGAACGGGTCCTCTCCCTGGCGCGCCACTTCGCTATTTCGGCGTCGGTCTGCGTGAACAAGTGGGACCTCAACCGGGAGATGACCGAGCGTATCGAAGCCGGCGCCATCCAGGCGGGGGCAAAAACCGTTGGCCGTATCCGCTACGACAGCAGCGTCACTCAGGCGCAGATTCAGGGAAAGGCGGTGGTGGAGCTGGATGCCCCCAGCGCGGATGACATACGGCAGGTCTGGAACAATCTCGATCTGTAA
- a CDS encoding MBL fold metallo-hydrolase yields the protein MPCTDFDIRILVDNRVDDGLIQEHGFSVWIEASGQRILFDTGQGTALGHNAKQLGCDLGRTDMLVLSHGHYDHSGAVSHVVGIAPSSRMFCHSNAFLPRYSIRPGEAPRLLSMPFSDGKAFLHVSDSRITWVTGPRMVAPDVGVSGPIARLHPLEDTGGPFFLDPEGRHPDPIRDDMSLWIAGERGLIIITGCCHSGLINTVEQIRTRSGIERVFAIIGGFHLLNASPQRLEATCSAIRAWNPEIVIPCHCTGDTAEALLIETLGSRVIPGYAGLKLSSSRLPDAVKTGLRSAALPPGAAERRS from the coding sequence ATGCCTTGTACTGATTTTGATATACGCATTCTGGTTGATAACAGGGTCGATGACGGTTTGATTCAGGAGCACGGCTTCTCCGTGTGGATCGAGGCCTCCGGCCAGCGGATACTGTTTGATACGGGACAGGGCACGGCTCTTGGCCACAACGCCAAACAACTGGGCTGCGACCTGGGGCGGACCGACATGCTGGTATTGAGTCACGGCCATTACGACCACAGCGGCGCAGTCTCCCATGTGGTGGGAATCGCTCCCTCTTCACGCATGTTCTGCCATAGCAACGCCTTTTTGCCCCGCTACAGTATCCGGCCGGGAGAAGCCCCCCGGCTGCTCTCCATGCCCTTTTCCGACGGGAAGGCTTTCCTGCATGTTTCGGACAGCAGGATCACCTGGGTCACTGGACCGCGCATGGTCGCGCCTGACGTGGGTGTGAGCGGGCCGATTGCGCGCCTGCATCCCCTGGAAGACACGGGCGGACCTTTTTTCCTGGATCCCGAGGGGCGCCACCCCGATCCAATCAGGGATGACATGTCCCTGTGGATCGCCGGCGAGCGCGGCCTGATCATCATAACCGGTTGCTGTCATTCCGGCCTGATCAATACCGTGGAACAGATCCGTACCAGGAGCGGCATCGAGAGGGTCTTTGCCATTATCGGCGGGTTCCATCTGCTGAATGCATCCCCCCAGCGGCTGGAGGCGACCTGTTCGGCCATCCGTGCATGGAATCCAGAAATCGTTATTCCCTGTCACTGTACCGGCGACACGGCAGAGGCGTTGTTGATCGAGACGTTGGGATCACGGGTCATACCCGGGTATGCCGGTCTCAAACTCAGCTCCTCCCGGTTACCGGATGCGGTGAAGACCGGTCTGCGCTCCGCTGCGCTTCCTCCGGGCGCCGCTGAGCGACGCTCGTAA
- a CDS encoding PaaI family thioesterase, which produces MTIQHSSLTERIANHDHCIMCGELNQLSLRLKFVPDGGGGVSAPFLGNSLLQGYDGILHGGVISSLLDAAMTHCLFQHKIEAVTGELLVKFVAPVPYGSALMVRGWLVGATPPLYLLRAELLYGGSLMASAEAKFMQRFSNNALY; this is translated from the coding sequence GTGACCATCCAACACTCCTCCCTCACCGAACGGATCGCGAATCACGACCACTGCATCATGTGCGGAGAACTCAACCAGCTGTCGTTACGGCTCAAATTCGTGCCCGACGGTGGTGGAGGCGTATCCGCCCCCTTTCTGGGAAACTCCCTCCTGCAGGGGTACGACGGCATTCTGCATGGTGGCGTTATCAGCTCGCTGCTGGATGCCGCCATGACCCATTGCCTGTTCCAGCACAAGATCGAGGCGGTGACCGGAGAACTTCTGGTCAAGTTCGTTGCTCCGGTTCCCTATGGGTCGGCATTGATGGTGCGGGGTTGGCTCGTGGGGGCGACGCCTCCGCTCTACCTGTTGCGCGCGGAACTGCTGTACGGCGGAAGCCTCATGGCCAGCGCCGAGGCGAAATTCATGCAGAGGTTCTCTAACAATGCCTTGTACTGA
- a CDS encoding ATP-binding protein: MILAVASGKGGTGKTTVSVNLARLLGSAVQLLDCDVEEPNAHLFLKCTEPVEDVVSSPVPSVDEALCDGCGECGRFCQYHAIVSFGTKPVIFPEMCHGCGGCMAVCPRRAISEIGQRIGMVETSCSENITLIQGRLDIGVAMAPPLIRAVKRKMRDDLPAILDAPPGTSCPVIATLRGVDFILLVTEPTPFGLHDLKLAVEMVRELRIPFGVVVNRMGVGDMRVHDYCRQENISLLLELPDDRRIAEVYSRGELIVESLPEYRDLFRGLLEKVVNGEDAGQRHTS; the protein is encoded by the coding sequence ATGATTCTGGCGGTGGCATCGGGCAAGGGGGGGACCGGCAAGACGACCGTTTCGGTGAACCTGGCGCGGTTGCTCGGTTCTGCCGTGCAACTGCTGGATTGCGACGTGGAAGAGCCGAATGCTCACCTGTTTCTGAAATGTACGGAACCGGTGGAGGACGTTGTCTCCAGTCCGGTTCCCAGCGTGGATGAGGCGCTCTGCGACGGCTGTGGAGAATGCGGACGTTTCTGTCAGTATCACGCTATCGTCTCATTTGGGACCAAGCCGGTCATATTTCCGGAGATGTGCCACGGCTGCGGGGGCTGCATGGCGGTCTGTCCACGCCGGGCCATCAGTGAAATCGGTCAACGCATAGGAATGGTGGAAACCAGCTGCTCGGAAAACATAACCCTGATTCAGGGGAGGCTCGATATCGGTGTCGCCATGGCGCCGCCCCTGATCCGGGCGGTAAAACGAAAAATGAGGGACGATCTGCCGGCGATCCTGGATGCCCCTCCGGGGACATCCTGTCCGGTTATTGCCACGCTCCGTGGCGTCGATTTCATCCTGCTCGTCACGGAACCGACACCTTTCGGCCTCCACGACCTGAAACTGGCCGTGGAGATGGTGCGGGAACTGCGGATTCCCTTCGGCGTCGTGGTAAACCGCATGGGGGTTGGAGACATGCGTGTGCATGACTACTGCCGACAGGAAAATATTTCCCTGCTCCTGGAACTACCCGATGACCGGCGCATAGCCGAGGTCTACTCCCGCGGCGAGTTGATCGTGGAGAGCCTGCCCGAATATCGCGATCTCTTCCGCGGGTTACTGGAAAAGGTCGTGAATGGCGAAGATGCGGGGCAACGACACACATCATGA
- a CDS encoding NifB/NifX family molybdenum-iron cluster-binding protein: MKIAFSTSGSTLDSPLDSRFGRAPHFLIFDLDTETFEVVDNRQSLDSAQGAGIQSAETVARQGVKALVSGHCGPKAFRVLQAAGIRIFTSDAGTVADALEQYRAGTLAEAGSADVEGHWV; encoded by the coding sequence ATGAAAATAGCCTTTTCAACTTCCGGCAGCACCCTCGATTCCCCCCTGGATAGCCGTTTCGGCCGGGCGCCGCACTTCCTGATCTTTGATCTGGATACGGAAACGTTTGAAGTGGTCGACAACCGGCAGAGCCTGGATTCCGCCCAGGGAGCGGGAATCCAGTCGGCGGAAACGGTGGCGCGTCAGGGAGTGAAAGCCCTCGTGTCGGGACATTGTGGTCCGAAGGCGTTCCGCGTGCTCCAGGCTGCCGGTATCAGGATCTTCACCAGCGATGCGGGTACGGTCGCCGATGCCCTTGAACAGTACCGCGCCGGAACTCTGGCGGAAGCCGGTTCGGCAGACGTGGAGGGGCACTGGGTATGA
- a CDS encoding DUF5320 domain-containing protein yields the protein MPRRDGTGPMGRGPMTGGGFGNCSGGRAFNQGSGGGMGRGGAGRGIQRMFQGNGRFGSNAPNQESDVELENRMLMKQNQTLRMELDAIMKRLDEMEARTGSTR from the coding sequence ATGCCGCGTAGAGACGGAACAGGACCGATGGGCAGAGGCCCCATGACAGGCGGGGGATTCGGTAATTGCTCGGGAGGAAGAGCCTTTAATCAGGGCTCCGGTGGAGGCATGGGGCGGGGCGGTGCAGGCCGTGGCATACAGCGCATGTTCCAGGGCAATGGCCGTTTTGGATCAAATGCGCCGAACCAGGAGTCGGATGTGGAACTTGAAAACCGGATGCTCATGAAGCAGAACCAAACGCTGCGCATGGAACTGGACGCCATCATGAAGCGCCTGGACGAAATGGAAGCCCGAACGGGAAGCACTCGCTAG
- a CDS encoding NifB/NifX family molybdenum-iron cluster-binding protein, whose protein sequence is MKIAFAYWDNRIAPVFDIATRIRVVDSDNGRIVGESEETLDDGSPVRKVINLAHLNIATLVCGAISRQLKEMVMSNGIQVIPFIAGDLGEVTRACLDGTLEHDRFAMPGCCRRGRTYRRRRCCDGERRQP, encoded by the coding sequence ATGAAAATAGCCTTTGCATACTGGGATAACCGCATAGCGCCGGTCTTCGACATAGCGACCAGGATTCGCGTGGTGGATAGTGATAACGGCCGAATCGTCGGCGAGTCGGAAGAGACTCTTGATGATGGTTCTCCGGTGCGCAAGGTTATCAATCTGGCGCACCTGAATATCGCAACCCTGGTGTGCGGTGCTATTTCACGGCAACTCAAGGAAATGGTCATGTCCAACGGCATCCAGGTGATACCCTTTATTGCCGGAGACCTGGGGGAGGTAACCCGGGCCTGTCTGGATGGCACGCTGGAACACGATCGGTTCGCCATGCCTGGCTGCTGCCGGCGTGGCAGGACATACAGACGGAGAAGATGTTGTGACGGGGAGAGGAGGCAGCCATGA
- a CDS encoding ATP-binding cassette domain-containing protein, with product METRHTDTSTSPKHPVFIEARELSKRFGDIAAVDRVSFEVNQGELFGFLGPNGAGKTTTINMLTGLARPDSGQIRLGGLDCTGNPKAAQHLIGVVPDESNLYPELSGFDNLCFCAALYGMRRDERRALLEEFDLKNAQERDAIL from the coding sequence ATGGAAACGCGCCATACAGATACATCTACATCCCCTAAACATCCCGTATTCATCGAGGCCAGGGAATTATCCAAGCGGTTCGGCGATATCGCCGCCGTTGACAGGGTATCCTTCGAGGTAAACCAGGGAGAGCTCTTTGGATTTCTCGGCCCCAACGGCGCCGGCAAAACCACCACGATCAACATGCTCACCGGCCTTGCAAGACCGGATTCGGGGCAGATCCGTCTTGGCGGTCTGGACTGCACGGGAAATCCGAAGGCGGCCCAGCATCTGATCGGCGTCGTCCCGGACGAGAGCAACCTCTATCCCGAGCTGTCCGGATTCGATAACCTCTGCTTCTGCGCAGCTCTGTACGGCATGCGCCGGGACGAACGCCGCGCCCTACTGGAAGAGTTTGACCTAAAGAATGCACAGGAGCGGGACGCGATACTCTGA
- a CDS encoding DnaJ domain-containing protein produces the protein MTYVELQEALLVFGIGERASRGEIRARHRHLVKKYHPDAGAEPDHDRISKINAAYRVLLDYIESYRFSFAEDEFYEQNTDERLRRQFMDDPLWGNSMGTRHHEEE, from the coding sequence ATGACCTACGTTGAACTGCAGGAAGCGCTGCTGGTGTTCGGGATTGGCGAGCGTGCCTCACGCGGGGAGATCAGGGCACGGCACCGCCACCTGGTCAAGAAATATCATCCCGACGCCGGTGCCGAACCTGATCACGACCGGATCAGTAAAATCAACGCGGCCTACCGGGTGCTGCTGGATTACATCGAATCATACCGGTTCTCCTTTGCAGAGGATGAGTTCTACGAGCAGAATACGGACGAACGGTTGAGGAGGCAGTTCATGGACGATCCGTTGTGGGGAAATAGCATGGGGACTCGGCATCACGAGGAAGAGTAA
- a CDS encoding ZIP family metal transporter produces MILAWILLFSTLGSVGAMSGGALLLLFPRHVIKNLIPCFLSYAIGTLLGAAFLGMIPAGLCQAPAPTVLCTVLAGIIMFFILEKIVLWRHCHDPECELHGKPGALILIGDAFHNFVDGVVITAAFLTSIPLGISASLAVIAHEVPQELGDIAILLDSGYTKTRAFCCNLISSLSTLPGALIAYFYLGATREAVPYVLALSAASFIYIALADLVPSTHKRQGIGNAARQIALILLGICTVALFRFLH; encoded by the coding sequence ATGATCCTCGCATGGATACTACTTTTCAGCACCCTGGGGAGTGTGGGTGCTATGTCCGGTGGCGCCTTGTTGCTCTTGTTCCCCCGGCATGTCATAAAAAATCTCATACCCTGCTTCCTCAGCTACGCTATCGGCACACTGCTTGGAGCGGCCTTTCTCGGCATGATTCCCGCCGGACTCTGCCAAGCCCCCGCGCCAACCGTACTGTGTACGGTATTGGCCGGTATCATCATGTTCTTCATACTGGAGAAGATAGTTTTGTGGCGCCACTGCCATGATCCGGAATGCGAGCTGCACGGAAAACCGGGCGCATTGATTCTTATCGGCGATGCATTCCACAATTTTGTCGACGGTGTCGTTATTACCGCCGCTTTTCTCACGTCTATTCCTCTGGGCATCTCTGCCTCACTGGCAGTAATCGCCCACGAAGTCCCTCAGGAACTGGGGGATATAGCGATTCTTCTGGACAGCGGCTACACGAAGACAAGGGCATTCTGCTGTAACCTGATCTCGTCCCTAAGTACGCTGCCGGGAGCGTTGATCGCCTATTTTTATCTGGGTGCCACCAGAGAGGCGGTGCCATACGTTCTGGCACTCTCCGCCGCGAGCTTCATCTATATTGCCCTGGCGGATCTGGTTCCAAGCACTCACAAACGCCAGGGAATCGGCAACGCGGCACGGCAAATTGCACTCATCCTGTTGGGGATCTGTACCGTTGCGTTGTTCCGATTCCTGCATTGA
- a CDS encoding cation diffusion facilitator family transporter translates to MNSETARLQRLGQGQRIALIATLLTLLLAIVKGIVGHWFESPLLVADAVHSAGDVVTIAASGFGLWLAARKKSEQFPYGLYKAETLAGLFIGVVVLWAGIEMAREGYDKFFHAGTAIDFPLLPVLASALSIGVDYVLARKEREVGLAINSQSLQIKASDTLLDTYVSCAVLVGLILAYLRIPHVEGCLILVISLLILKLGGETVWVCLLSLLDANLDPDVRSQIVGRIEEINGVMGTPQVRVRRSGPFRMVECTIESNPNLPLYRAHELADKIEDVVTGEYRDIETVFVHVEPSRDRAITALIPVAEMNGIDSRIHAHFGRSPYFVVISISEHDTEIIDFYLNEFLGEKIHIGVKIIKALLQCKLGLLFTRGIGELSFYMLKENFIDIYAVTEELTVGEIVQTYRDGRLPRLTTPTHSLEESETVTNETGETMRIQP, encoded by the coding sequence ATGAATAGCGAAACAGCGCGACTACAACGACTGGGACAGGGGCAGAGGATAGCCCTGATTGCCACCTTGCTGACCCTGCTTCTGGCCATCGTCAAGGGGATTGTCGGGCACTGGTTCGAATCGCCTTTGCTGGTTGCCGACGCCGTGCACAGCGCGGGCGACGTGGTCACCATAGCCGCCTCGGGTTTCGGCCTCTGGCTCGCCGCCAGAAAAAAATCCGAACAATTCCCCTATGGCCTGTACAAGGCCGAAACACTGGCCGGCCTGTTCATCGGAGTGGTCGTGCTTTGGGCGGGGATCGAGATGGCCCGTGAAGGGTACGACAAGTTTTTCCACGCCGGCACAGCCATCGATTTTCCACTCCTGCCGGTCCTGGCCAGTGCGCTATCCATTGGAGTCGACTATGTCCTGGCACGGAAGGAGAGAGAGGTCGGACTGGCCATAAACTCCCAGTCGCTTCAGATCAAGGCTAGCGACACCCTGCTGGACACCTACGTTTCCTGCGCGGTCCTGGTCGGCCTGATCCTGGCTTATCTGCGCATTCCCCATGTGGAGGGGTGCCTGATCCTGGTGATCTCCCTGCTGATCCTCAAACTGGGGGGAGAAACCGTCTGGGTCTGCCTGCTCTCGCTGCTCGACGCCAACCTGGATCCCGACGTGCGGTCTCAGATTGTCGGCAGGATCGAGGAGATCAATGGGGTCATGGGCACGCCACAGGTCAGGGTGCGCCGTTCAGGGCCGTTCAGGATGGTGGAATGCACCATCGAGAGCAACCCGAACCTCCCGCTCTACCGTGCCCATGAACTGGCGGACAAGATCGAGGATGTCGTAACCGGCGAGTACCGGGATATCGAGACGGTTTTCGTCCATGTCGAACCGTCGCGGGACAGAGCTATTACCGCCCTTATCCCGGTGGCGGAGATGAACGGTATCGACTCCAGAATCCACGCCCACTTCGGTCGGAGCCCCTATTTCGTCGTAATCAGTATTTCGGAGCATGATACTGAAATCATTGACTTCTATCTTAACGAGTTCCTCGGCGAGAAGATCCATATCGGGGTGAAGATCATAAAAGCGCTGCTCCAATGCAAACTGGGCCTGCTCTTCACCCGCGGCATCGGAGAACTCTCCTTTTACATGCTCAAGGAGAATTTCATCGATATCTATGCCGTTACGGAAGAGCTCACCGTGGGTGAAATTGTCCAGACCTACCGGGACGGCCGCCTTCCCCGACTGACGACGCCTACGCACTCGCTGGAAGAATCGGAAACCGTAACAAATGAAACCGGAGAGACCATGAGAATACAACCATGA
- a CDS encoding radical SAM protein: MKAFGPVPSRRLGRSLGINSIPPKACTYSCVYCQVGRTSHLQVDRRLFYRPEEIVEEVAAKVEQTREAGDVIDYLSFVPDGEPTLDINLGRTIELLRPLGIRIAVITNGSLLWREDVREELGSADLVSIKLDAVSESIWRGIDRPHGSLSLETVMDGILGFARSFRGELMTETMLVQGCNDRDRDMEQVADFVALLAPKTAYLAIPIRPPAESGVRPPDEETVNRAFQIFSHRISHVEYLIGYEGDSFSGSGNPEQDLLGITAVHPMRAEAVEKFLGERGQDRTLLQRLLAEGILVETEYRGMRFFLRRLGAHQVRPEQEAAP, encoded by the coding sequence ATGAAAGCTTTTGGGCCGGTACCATCGCGACGATTGGGGCGCAGCCTGGGCATCAATTCCATCCCACCCAAGGCATGCACCTACTCCTGTGTCTATTGCCAGGTGGGACGAACGTCCCATCTCCAAGTTGACCGCCGTCTGTTCTACCGGCCGGAAGAGATAGTCGAAGAGGTTGCGGCAAAGGTCGAACAAACGCGAGAAGCGGGCGACGTCATTGACTACCTGAGCTTTGTTCCCGATGGTGAGCCGACCCTGGACATCAATCTCGGCCGCACCATTGAACTTCTGAGACCGCTCGGTATCAGGATCGCGGTAATTACCAACGGCTCCCTTCTCTGGCGGGAAGATGTCAGGGAAGAACTGGGCAGTGCGGATCTAGTGTCGATCAAGCTGGATGCGGTGAGCGAGAGCATTTGGCGCGGCATCGACAGGCCCCACGGCTCCTTAAGCCTCGAAACCGTCATGGACGGAATACTCGGCTTTGCACGATCGTTCAGGGGAGAACTGATGACGGAGACGATGCTGGTGCAGGGATGCAACGACCGTGACAGGGATATGGAACAGGTCGCGGATTTCGTGGCGTTGCTTGCGCCAAAAACAGCATACCTCGCCATCCCCATCAGGCCTCCTGCCGAGAGCGGGGTAAGGCCCCCTGACGAGGAGACAGTCAACCGTGCCTTTCAGATTTTCAGTCACCGTATCAGCCATGTTGAGTATCTGATCGGCTATGAGGGAGACAGCTTTTCCGGCAGCGGCAATCCGGAACAGGATTTGCTGGGCATCACCGCCGTCCACCCCATGAGGGCCGAGGCAGTGGAGAAGTTCCTGGGAGAAAGGGGACAGGACCGCACCCTGCTGCAACGACTGCTGGCGGAAGGGATTCTGGTGGAGACGGAATACCGGGGCATGAGATTCTTCCTGCGCAGGTTAGGAGCGCATCAGGTCAGGCCAGAGCAAGAAGCTGCTCCCTGA